The following proteins are co-located in the Rheinheimera salexigens genome:
- the sppA gene encoding signal peptide peptidase SppA has protein sequence MAENKPGFLRRIFRTIASIYRGFRSVVLNILFIAIVVVIGIAIFSDKDSVEVPATSALVLNLTGDLVEEKRWTDPIAAAINEGLGGQEDAPEILVRDVVKVIKHASTDNRIQTMVLDLSALGNASVDKLQTVGDAIVEFKAAGKKVFAYGAFFGQRQYFLASYADEVSLSPMGAVILEGFGSYPMYYKNALEKLKINSHVFRVGTYKSAVEPFIRNDMSDAAKEANSEWLNALWHDYKQQVAERRNISVDTFDETYDAILAKLQATEGDLSLYSLNNGFVDNIQTREEFRNKVIDIVGENDKHTYNHVTFADYAHVVIPKHTMDNPISDKIAVVVARGMIVDGQAKAGTVGGDSTAALLRRARNDDKIKAVVLRIDSPGGSAFASEVIGQEITLLRQAGKPVIASMGAVAASGGYWIAAPSNEIWASPTTITGSIGIFGLLHTAEDAMKTLGLNVDGVGTTELAGLSAGLPLFQGLDPKAKDVFQLLIERGYTEFLTMVGQHRNMTNAEVDAVAQGRVWTGSKALELGLVDKLGDFNDAIVAAADKAGLSNYDVTVLQQELTPAEKMINDIFGSAKAAGWLPQSQSNERLLLNKITKQLKQDFVLLNQFNDPNGVYSYCVSCTVN, from the coding sequence ATGGCAGAAAACAAACCTGGATTCCTTCGTCGTATTTTTCGAACTATAGCCTCTATTTACCGTGGCTTTCGCAGTGTGGTTTTAAATATCTTATTTATTGCTATCGTTGTTGTTATTGGTATCGCTATATTTAGTGATAAAGACTCAGTAGAAGTGCCTGCAACTTCCGCTTTAGTTCTCAATTTAACCGGTGACTTAGTAGAAGAGAAGCGCTGGACCGATCCTATCGCTGCCGCTATCAATGAAGGCTTAGGTGGCCAAGAAGACGCCCCTGAAATATTAGTGCGTGATGTGGTTAAAGTAATTAAGCATGCCAGCACCGATAACCGCATTCAAACTATGGTGTTAGATTTATCCGCATTAGGTAATGCGTCGGTAGATAAATTACAAACTGTTGGCGATGCGATAGTGGAATTTAAAGCCGCGGGTAAAAAAGTGTTTGCTTACGGTGCTTTTTTTGGTCAACGCCAATATTTTTTAGCCAGTTACGCCGATGAAGTTAGCTTAAGCCCAATGGGTGCAGTTATTCTTGAAGGTTTTGGTAGCTACCCTATGTACTACAAAAATGCTTTAGAAAAACTTAAGATCAACAGCCATGTATTCCGTGTTGGTACCTATAAATCAGCGGTAGAACCGTTTATTCGTAATGACATGTCTGATGCGGCAAAAGAAGCCAATAGCGAGTGGTTAAATGCGTTATGGCATGATTATAAGCAACAAGTTGCTGAGCGTCGTAATATTTCAGTTGATACCTTTGATGAAACGTATGACGCCATCTTAGCTAAATTGCAGGCTACAGAAGGTGATTTAAGCTTATATTCATTAAATAATGGCTTTGTCGATAATATCCAAACTCGCGAAGAGTTCCGCAATAAAGTCATCGACATTGTTGGTGAAAACGATAAGCATACTTATAACCATGTTACCTTTGCAGATTACGCCCATGTCGTGATCCCAAAGCACACTATGGATAACCCTATCTCAGATAAAATTGCCGTAGTCGTAGCGCGCGGTATGATTGTCGATGGTCAAGCTAAAGCCGGTACAGTAGGTGGTGATTCAACAGCCGCATTATTAAGACGTGCCCGCAATGACGATAAAATTAAAGCCGTAGTACTGCGTATTGATAGCCCAGGCGGAAGTGCTTTTGCTTCTGAAGTTATCGGCCAAGAAATTACCTTATTACGCCAAGCTGGCAAGCCGGTCATTGCCTCTATGGGTGCGGTTGCCGCCTCAGGTGGTTATTGGATAGCTGCGCCAAGTAATGAAATTTGGGCCTCACCTACAACCATTACGGGCTCTATCGGTATATTTGGTTTACTACACACCGCAGAAGACGCCATGAAAACCCTAGGCTTAAATGTTGATGGTGTCGGTACCACAGAATTAGCTGGTTTATCAGCAGGCTTACCGTTATTTCAAGGCTTAGATCCAAAAGCGAAAGATGTGTTTCAATTATTAATTGAACGTGGCTATACCGAGTTTTTAACTATGGTTGGCCAACATCGCAACATGACGAACGCTGAAGTAGATGCCGTTGCTCAAGGTCGAGTATGGACTGGTAGCAAAGCATTAGAGTTAGGTTTAGTCGATAAATTAGGTGACTTTAACGATGCCATTGTGGCCGCCGCGGATAAAGCTGGCTTAAGTAATTACGACGTTACAGTATTACAACAAGAGTTAACGCCAGCTGAAAAAATGATTAATGATATTTTCGGCTCCGCTAAAGCAGCAGGCTGGTTACCACAAAGCCAAAGCAACGAGCGCTTGTTACTGAATAAAATCACCAAGCAGTTAAAGCAAGATTTTGTATTGTTAAACCAGTTTAACGATCCAAATGGTGTGTATTCTTACTGTGTAAGTTGCACAGTTAACTGA
- the ansA gene encoding asparaginase — MNNRKRIYVAYTGGTIGMQHSAQGFIPVPGFLTDTVKCMPEFYREEMPLFHIHEYDPVIDSSDMTPTHWQAIADDIRQHYDDYDGFVVLHGTDTMAYTASALSFMLENLDKPVIVTGSQIPLAQMRSDGQVNLLNALFLAAYYPIAEVSLFFNNQLFRGNRATKADANGFNAFASPNFPALIEAGIKINLVAGKLQHTPASESLPVADSLQIANSLQVAEIVPQPISVVTLYPGISNDVIQNMTARPIRALIIKSFGVGNAPQRPELMKILTEASERGLIIVNCTQCFKGMVNMQGYATGSALEQCGVISGFDMTLEAALTKLHYLLSKPLTPAQIRQQMQQNLRGELTSV, encoded by the coding sequence ATGAACAATAGAAAACGTATTTACGTCGCATACACCGGTGGTACCATTGGTATGCAACACTCAGCACAAGGCTTTATTCCGGTTCCGGGGTTTTTAACCGACACCGTAAAATGTATGCCAGAGTTTTATCGCGAAGAAATGCCTCTGTTTCATATTCACGAATATGATCCAGTAATCGACTCATCTGATATGACCCCGACGCACTGGCAAGCCATCGCCGATGATATTCGCCAACATTATGATGACTATGATGGCTTTGTTGTGCTGCACGGCACCGATACCATGGCGTACACAGCCTCGGCTTTATCGTTTATGTTAGAGAACCTAGATAAGCCCGTTATTGTTACTGGCTCACAAATTCCGTTAGCCCAAATGCGTTCTGATGGCCAAGTTAATTTATTAAATGCATTATTTCTAGCCGCCTATTATCCCATTGCTGAAGTTAGTTTGTTTTTTAATAATCAGTTATTTCGCGGTAACCGTGCCACTAAAGCCGATGCTAATGGCTTTAATGCATTCGCTTCACCTAACTTCCCTGCCCTTATTGAAGCTGGGATAAAAATTAATTTAGTTGCCGGTAAGCTACAACACACACCAGCGAGCGAAAGCTTGCCAGTTGCCGACAGTTTGCAAATTGCCAATAGTTTACAAGTTGCGGAAATAGTACCGCAGCCTATAAGTGTGGTGACACTATATCCGGGTATAAGTAATGATGTAATTCAGAATATGACCGCTAGGCCTATTCGAGCCTTAATCATAAAGTCATTCGGTGTCGGCAATGCACCACAACGACCAGAATTAATGAAAATATTAACCGAAGCCAGCGAGCGCGGTTTAATTATCGTTAACTGTACTCAGTGCTTTAAAGGCATGGTTAATATGCAAGGTTACGCCACCGGCAGCGCGCTGGAACAATGTGGGGTAATAAGTGGTTTTGATATGACCTTAGAAGCCGCATTAACCAAGCTACACTACTTGTTGAGTAAGCCATTAACGCCTGCACAAATACGCCAACAAATGCAGCAAAATTTACGCGGTGAATTAACCTCAGTTTAA
- a CDS encoding NADPH-dependent 2,4-dienoyl-CoA reductase, whose amino-acid sequence MAYEKLLQPLELGFTTLRNRVIMGSMHTGLEEEKHGFAKLAAFYAERAKGGVGLIITGGISPNFRGNLVPFGSQLSFWWQVNKHKHVTAAVHEHDAKICLQLLHAGRYGYHPFSVAPSKVKSPITPFTPSAMSSRQVSTTIKDFAHAANLAQKAGYDGVEVMGSEGYLINQFICSRTNQRQDEWGGSFDNRSRFAIETVKAVREKCGANFIIIYRLSMLDLVENGSSYEEVVSLARAIEQAGATLINTGIGWHEARVPTISTGVPRAAFSWITERLRKEVTIPVIATNRINDPQVAEDILASGQADMVCMARPFLADADFVNKAAANQADTINTCIACNQACLDHVFKNKRASCLVNPRACYETELNFTAAAQRKKLAVVGSGPAGLAFSVYAAERGHEVHIFEKADKIGGQFNYAKQIPGKEEFYETLRYYDRMLSLHAVKVHLNTEQTAESLAEAGFNEVILATGIVPRDIGLVGSDHVKVLSYLDVLRDHKKVGQHVAIIGAGGIGFDVAEFLSEEHSLTLQPDAWLKEWGIDKSFQSRGALLPDAPATLAERKIYLLQRKTSKVGGGLGKTTGWIHRSSLKKKGVEMIAGVSYIKVDDHGLWVEIEGKERCLNVDNVIICAGQEPQRALVAGLTAKGIKHHLIGGADVAAELDAKRAIRQGAELAAII is encoded by the coding sequence GTGGCATACGAAAAACTATTACAACCACTAGAACTGGGATTCACCACCTTACGTAACAGAGTGATTATGGGCTCTATGCATACGGGGCTTGAAGAAGAAAAACACGGCTTTGCTAAGCTTGCTGCCTTTTATGCCGAGCGCGCTAAAGGCGGTGTAGGCTTGATTATTACTGGCGGTATTAGCCCTAATTTTCGCGGTAATTTAGTGCCGTTTGGTAGTCAGTTAAGTTTTTGGTGGCAGGTAAATAAACATAAGCATGTTACAGCAGCGGTGCATGAGCACGATGCAAAAATTTGCTTACAATTATTACATGCTGGTCGTTATGGTTATCACCCGTTTAGTGTGGCACCAAGCAAAGTTAAATCGCCTATTACCCCTTTTACTCCTTCAGCCATGTCTAGTCGGCAAGTGAGTACCACCATTAAAGACTTTGCTCACGCTGCAAATCTGGCACAAAAAGCCGGTTATGATGGTGTTGAAGTCATGGGTTCTGAAGGCTATTTAATTAATCAATTTATTTGTTCTCGCACTAATCAACGCCAAGATGAGTGGGGTGGAAGTTTTGACAACCGTAGCCGCTTTGCTATCGAAACCGTTAAAGCGGTGCGAGAAAAGTGTGGTGCTAATTTTATTATTATATATCGCTTATCCATGCTGGATTTAGTGGAGAATGGTAGTAGTTATGAAGAAGTGGTTAGTTTAGCTAGGGCTATTGAACAAGCCGGTGCCACCTTAATTAACACCGGCATTGGTTGGCATGAAGCGCGCGTGCCCACTATTAGTACTGGTGTGCCGCGGGCTGCTTTTAGTTGGATCACAGAGCGCTTACGCAAAGAAGTCACTATTCCTGTGATTGCCACTAACCGCATTAATGATCCGCAAGTGGCTGAAGATATTTTAGCCAGTGGCCAAGCCGATATGGTGTGTATGGCTAGACCATTTTTAGCCGACGCTGATTTTGTGAATAAAGCGGCTGCTAATCAAGCTGATACCATTAATACCTGTATTGCCTGTAATCAGGCGTGTTTGGATCATGTGTTTAAAAATAAGCGCGCCAGTTGTTTAGTTAATCCGCGCGCTTGCTATGAAACAGAATTAAACTTTACTGCTGCAGCACAACGTAAAAAGTTGGCTGTAGTGGGCTCGGGGCCTGCGGGTTTGGCGTTTAGTGTGTATGCCGCAGAGCGCGGCCATGAAGTCCATATTTTTGAGAAAGCTGATAAAATTGGTGGTCAATTTAATTACGCTAAACAAATTCCGGGTAAAGAAGAGTTTTACGAAACGCTACGTTATTATGATCGTATGCTCAGCTTACATGCGGTGAAAGTGCATTTAAATACTGAGCAAACAGCAGAAAGCTTAGCCGAAGCCGGTTTTAATGAAGTGATACTGGCCACAGGTATAGTGCCAAGAGATATTGGTTTAGTGGGTAGTGATCATGTAAAAGTTCTTAGCTACTTAGATGTATTGCGAGACCATAAAAAGGTCGGCCAGCATGTAGCGATTATAGGTGCTGGTGGCATTGGGTTTGATGTTGCAGAATTTTTAAGTGAAGAACATTCATTAACCTTACAGCCTGATGCGTGGTTAAAAGAGTGGGGTATTGATAAGTCGTTTCAATCGCGGGGCGCGCTACTGCCGGATGCACCAGCTACTTTAGCTGAGCGAAAAATCTATTTGTTACAGCGTAAAACCAGCAAAGTGGGTGGAGGATTAGGCAAGACTACTGGCTGGATCCACCGCTCATCGTTAAAGAAAAAAGGTGTTGAAATGATCGCGGGTGTTAGCTATATAAAAGTTGACGATCATGGACTTTGGGTAGAAATTGAAGGCAAAGAACGCTGTTTAAATGTCGACAACGTGATTATTTGTGCCGGACAAGAGCCACAACGTGCCTTAGTGGCAGGCTTAACCGCTAAAGGTATAAAGCATCATTTAATTGGTGGTGCCGATGTGGCTGCAGAGTTAGACGCTAAGCGGGCTATTCGACAAGGTGCCGAACTGGCCGCTATAATTTAA
- a CDS encoding serine hydrolase domain-containing protein produces the protein MLLKAALRWVIVVLVLVSSFGHAKDLDAKIQVLMEQGHFPGVALAVLRKGKPVHIGTYGMADISNSVPVTSQTVFELASLTKQMTALAVMTLVQEGRLSLGAKLVDYIDDAPKTWRNITVDQLLSHKAGLAHRFEQTVAGVLLLEYSQQDMLTSAKKTPMVAAPGTDWHYSDQGYFLLGIIIEAVTKKSFADYMQATFFSPLNMNQTHLLDQSKIVPFLAQGYAWQEGKLKRNRRVWQFALTSHFGVMSSLQDMIRWEAELAEPKVINREALQATWQIQRVFDTGKSCDTWGYARGWQVQVVDGQRILNHGGYAGTGYIRAVDHELAVIVLTNREDTPDAMSPLALAWAAAHATEPSISGNGYRCWE, from the coding sequence ATGCTACTTAAAGCCGCTTTGCGCTGGGTAATTGTGGTCTTGGTCTTGGTAAGCAGTTTTGGCCACGCTAAAGACCTCGATGCCAAGATTCAAGTGCTAATGGAACAGGGCCATTTTCCTGGGGTCGCCTTAGCCGTTTTACGCAAGGGTAAACCGGTGCATATTGGCACTTATGGTATGGCAGATATCAGTAACAGCGTACCCGTTACCAGCCAAACTGTGTTTGAACTAGCTTCTTTGACTAAGCAGATGACAGCCCTTGCGGTAATGACACTTGTGCAAGAAGGTCGTTTGAGCCTTGGCGCCAAGCTAGTCGATTATATTGACGATGCACCAAAAACTTGGCGCAATATCACCGTTGACCAACTTCTTTCTCACAAAGCCGGTCTGGCGCATCGCTTCGAACAAACGGTTGCTGGCGTATTATTGCTGGAATACAGCCAACAAGACATGCTGACCTCGGCTAAAAAAACGCCGATGGTTGCTGCGCCAGGAACCGATTGGCATTACTCTGATCAAGGCTACTTTTTACTGGGCATTATTATTGAAGCCGTAACCAAGAAAAGCTTTGCAGACTATATGCAGGCAACTTTTTTCAGTCCATTGAATATGAACCAAACTCATCTATTAGATCAGAGCAAAATAGTCCCATTCCTAGCACAAGGCTACGCATGGCAAGAAGGTAAGCTAAAGCGCAATAGGCGAGTATGGCAGTTTGCTCTAACATCACATTTTGGCGTAATGTCTTCACTTCAGGACATGATACGCTGGGAAGCGGAGTTGGCTGAGCCCAAAGTTATTAATCGTGAGGCACTACAAGCGACTTGGCAAATTCAGCGAGTTTTTGATACCGGTAAGTCTTGTGATACTTGGGGTTATGCGCGGGGCTGGCAAGTCCAGGTTGTAGATGGCCAGCGCATTCTCAATCATGGTGGTTACGCCGGTACGGGCTATATTCGAGCAGTAGATCACGAGCTTGCAGTTATAGTGCTAACAAATCGCGAAGATACCCCCGACGCGATGTCGCCATTAGCACTTGCTTGGGCTGCAGCCCATGCTACAGAACCCAGCATCAGTGGCAATGGCTACCGATGCTGGGAGTAA
- a CDS encoding SDR family oxidoreductase, which yields MKNENIKNQKVVLITGASSGIGAATADKVLAAGHKAVITARSTDKLHAIVKRWGEDKVLAVTADVSKLDQIENVVEKAKQKFGKIDVVFANAGTGVNTAGIENGDPEEWKTMLDVNINALLFTAKASLPALKQTQGHFIITSSIAGKITLKGSVYGATKWFAYGFGQNLAAEMAEWNGRCTTICPGMVNTPFFDQAKPDKLDPSDIADAVLFAISANPRCDVREITLMPTK from the coding sequence ATGAAAAATGAAAATATAAAAAATCAAAAAGTAGTATTAATTACCGGTGCTTCAAGCGGCATAGGGGCTGCGACTGCCGATAAAGTTCTAGCAGCTGGGCACAAAGCTGTCATCACGGCGAGAAGTACCGACAAACTGCATGCAATAGTTAAGCGCTGGGGTGAAGATAAGGTATTGGCGGTAACGGCAGACGTATCAAAATTAGACCAGATTGAAAACGTAGTTGAAAAGGCGAAACAAAAGTTTGGCAAAATAGATGTTGTTTTCGCTAACGCAGGAACAGGGGTTAACACAGCTGGCATCGAAAACGGTGACCCAGAAGAATGGAAAACCATGCTTGATGTTAATATTAATGCATTATTATTCACGGCAAAAGCCAGCTTGCCAGCATTAAAACAAACTCAGGGGCACTTTATTATTACCAGTTCTATTGCCGGCAAGATAACACTGAAAGGGTCTGTGTATGGTGCGACTAAATGGTTTGCATATGGTTTCGGCCAAAATTTGGCCGCTGAAATGGCTGAGTGGAATGGCCGCTGCACAACTATATGCCCAGGCATGGTTAATACCCCCTTTTTTGATCAAGCCAAACCCGACAAGTTAGATCCTAGCGATATAGCGGATGCGGTTTTATTTGCTATATCTGCCAATCCACGATGTGATGTACGCGAAATTACCCTTATGCCTACCAAGTAA
- a CDS encoding cysteine synthase A: MTKIKNNVTEMIGNTDLVKLESVSALTGSNIYMKCEFQNPGGSVKDRAALQIVLDAIKRGDLKPGMTIVEGTAGNTGIGLALVAKALGFNMLTVMPKGQAPEKERMITLHGAELKLVDACPFANENHFYHTAKRIAAENSDFWWANQFENLSNYKAHFEQTGPEIWQQTSGKVDVLVSVCGTGGTIAGNSDYLKQQNNDIDVWLVDPEGSGITHYLQHGEYKAQGGSFTEGIGIMRLVENFKKAKIDHAITLPDQDLVTLSRYVRDHDGLVLGSSSALNLAGAVMAAMQGKKGRNIVTFACDLGERSFSKLYNPQFLTDKGISLNHETVPELITRYSQMADKVVTVKSSG, translated from the coding sequence ATGACTAAGATTAAGAATAATGTCACTGAAATGATAGGTAATACCGATTTAGTAAAGCTTGAGTCTGTATCGGCATTAACGGGTAGTAATATTTATATGAAATGCGAGTTTCAAAACCCGGGAGGCTCAGTTAAAGATCGTGCTGCTTTGCAGATTGTATTAGACGCTATAAAGCGTGGCGATTTAAAACCAGGCATGACCATCGTCGAGGGCACAGCGGGTAACACCGGTATTGGTTTAGCTTTAGTGGCAAAAGCACTTGGTTTTAACATGTTAACTGTCATGCCCAAAGGACAAGCCCCAGAAAAAGAACGCATGATTACTTTACATGGCGCCGAGCTAAAGCTGGTTGATGCCTGTCCTTTTGCTAATGAAAATCATTTTTATCATACGGCTAAACGCATTGCGGCAGAAAATAGTGATTTCTGGTGGGCTAATCAGTTTGAAAACTTAAGCAACTATAAAGCGCACTTTGAACAAACTGGTCCAGAAATTTGGCAGCAGACATCGGGTAAGGTAGACGTGCTGGTGTCGGTCTGTGGTACTGGCGGCACTATTGCCGGTAACTCAGATTATTTAAAACAACAAAATAATGATATCGATGTTTGGTTAGTTGACCCTGAAGGTTCAGGTATTACGCATTATCTGCAACATGGTGAATATAAAGCCCAAGGCGGTTCTTTTACCGAGGGTATCGGCATAATGCGCTTAGTTGAGAATTTCAAGAAAGCTAAAATTGATCACGCTATTACATTACCCGATCAAGATTTAGTGACCTTATCTCGTTACGTACGAGATCATGATGGCTTGGTGTTAGGAAGCAGCTCGGCATTGAACCTAGCCGGTGCGGTGATGGCTGCCATGCAGGGTAAAAAAGGCCGTAATATCGTGACCTTTGCGTGTGATTTAGGCGAGCGCTCTTTTTCAAAATTGTATAATCCGCAGTTTTTAACCGACAAAGGTATAAGCTTAAATCATGAAACGGTGCCTGAATTGATAACACGATACAGCCAAATGGCCGATAAGGTAGTAACGGTTAAAAGCAGTGGCTAA